The stretch of DNA ACTAAGCATTTGAaactttagtttaaaagttatttcggCAGTTTGTGTTAAAGTGTCTAATATACAAACAGTCTCAGGAAATCTCTTTATAATGTTTATGTGAAAAGTTTGTTACtcatgagaaatattttttttgagcaatttttgtCTTGCTTGAGCAGTGTTtagattaacataaaatttttttagttagcCTGCTAAGCAACTAACAATAGTACGAAGTTaagataactaaatttttatgaggcacattgaataaaatttttgttcacacTAATTTGAGACTTTCGTATCTCTgcatatgataaaatatttgttgaaaaatcaaattatcaaCCTATAATATGTAACTTCATTTTGCCTTAAGTCTAAATCATTAaactttctttatattattaaattcttaaggttattttctgtttcataGTAAATCATATTGCAgccgaaaaatatttatataaccaTAATtacagcattaaaatttatttttaatgctacaCTGAATAATCAAGGCAGGTTTGATCATTTACGAAGGATAAAATATCGATTACTTTCAAGCACTTTTAATGATActcctattttaatttttaagtattattaataattttaatatttctgttgcCTTTTCTTTATTCTCTCCATATCAATATTAGATATAAAATCAGTCTCAACTTCTTTTCGTCTTATtcagaaaatcatattttttttataagatatatattaatttttattcaaatttaattgaattgttcTGATAAACTTAGCATTTGAAGCATAAGTATATTACATTTCAGTGACATTTTTGACATTAATTATCTACAACTTTATGTAAAGgcacatatttttatacaacatGATCTATGAGACTTGGAAGGAATACTAATATTACTAAGTATACTATGACCTTTGAAGTTGGTGAGAAAACTTATTCTTGTGAAACATGTAATCagagtttttcataaaaaaagtcatCAAACTGACCACAATCGAACTCATGCTGGTTAAAACTCTGACTCTTGTAATAATATGCATTAGgactttcttacaaaaaaaaaatgagactgAATACAGTCGCGTCAATGTtagtgaaaaacttttttcttgtagtatatgcaataagagtttttcttatttaaaagtgaTCTGACTAAGCATATTACTTTTCATGCTCGTGTGAAGCCtcattcttgtagtatatgtaacaagagtttttcatatattaatcACATGATGAAACACAGTAGTGTTCACACAGAGGAGAAACctttttcttgtagtatatgtgacaagagtttttctcaaaaaaggtATCTAACTGATCACAGTCGTGTTCACagtggtgagaaaccttattcttgtagcatatgtaataagagtttttcaaacAGAAGTAATCTGTTTGAACACAATCGTGTtcacactggtgagaaaccttattcttgtagtatatgtaataagagtttttcatgCAGAAGTAGTCTTACTCAACACAGTtatgttcatactggtgagaaacctttttCATGTAGTATGTGTAACAAGAGGTTTTTACATCGAAGTCATCTGAATAGACACTTtcttgttcatactggtgagaaaccttattcatgtagtatatgtaatacgAGTTTCTCGCATCAAAGTTATCTAAAAAGACACTTTCGTGTtcacactggtgagaaaccATATCTGTGTAGcttatgtaataagagtttttcataCAACAGTAGTCTGACTGAGCACTTTCGTGTTCATACTAGAGAGAAGCGTTATTCTTGTTGTATATGTAGTAAGAATTTTTCACGCAACAGTAATCTGATAAGACACAGCATTGTTCATACTTGTGAAAAACCTGATTCTTGTAGTTAATTCTTAGTCCTGTATTCATCGTTGACAGTTACCTAACACGAAGCACCCAGTAACAGAACCCTGGTTTGGAggtaatgat from Parasteatoda tepidariorum isolate YZ-2023 unplaced genomic scaffold, CAS_Ptep_4.0 HiC_scaffold_1004, whole genome shotgun sequence encodes:
- the LOC122272559 gene encoding zinc finger protein 271-like, translating into MKHSSVHTEEKPFSCSICDKSFSQKRYLTDHSRVHSGEKPYSCSLCDKSFSQKRYLTDHXSCSICNKNFSYINHMMKHSSVHTEEKPFSCSICNKSFSQKRYLTDHSHVHSNEKPYSCSLCDKSFLKRDHLNQHNRVHTGEKPYSCSICNKSFSNRSNLFEHKRVHTGEKPYSCSICNKSFSCRSSRTQHSYVHTGEKPFSCSMCNKRFLHRSHLNRHSCSYWCLFALRYLHSDCRKDIEFFLFKSDLTKHITFHARVKPHSCSICNKSFSYINHMMKHSSVHTEEKPFSCSICDKSFSQKRYLTDHSRVHSGEKPYSCSICNKSFSNRSNLFEHNRVHTGEKPYSCSICNKSFSCRSSLTQHSYVHTGEKPFSCSMCNKRFLHRSHLNRHFLVHTGEKPYSCSICNTSFSHQSYLKRHFRVHTGEKPYLCSLCNKSFSYNSSLTEHFRVHTREKRYSCCICSKNFSRNSNLIRHSIVHTCEKPDSCS